The genomic interval AAAGAAGAGACACACAAATGctctcattacacacacacacacacacacacacacaccccaagtGCCCATGGAGCGATATCTCCATCCAACTTGGAACATTAGGGATAGCAGATTATGTTTTTAGATTCATTCCATTATTGTTTATCTATTGTCAAATGTGCTTGCAAGTTACCGACCACATTCCAAGGGCTGAAAGGACAGAGATATGAATGTTGAGAATGATGGAGATTAGGGCTCTTGTTAATATGATTTACTCTGATGTTTTTTTAGTCCATTTGCATCAGCAGTCACCCAAGGTCACATAACTACATGGAAAAACACCTGACTAGAATTAAATCATCATTTCAAGTATAGTTAAAAATATGACACTTCCAGTTAAGTGACTTATCTGGTGCCAAATGATCACTAGTTGTAATGTAATAGTCCTCAAAaacaattacaggaaaataacaTCATCCCActgacacaaaaatgtaaatttaaaacagaatttgagaaaaaaaattacataaaaaggGGTCAGTATTGTATTACTCAGCGGCACAGATGACACACCGGTGATGTGGCAGCCATCCTGGCTGTACACTGGACATTTATCTGAACTGCCTGAAGTGACTTCAGGCAGCCACTCTAATTCTGGTGCCAGGAGTTATCTCCAGCAGTATACAGTAGTTGAGAATGCTCATCTCCGAAGTGAGTTAGGAGCAATCACTGCAAGATATTTATGCAGGCACCCAAATACCCATTCGCCCATTTATCCCTCCATCCACATACATGTACCATTTGGCAAGTTCTACACTATGTGTTGTAGAACAGCAATAAAACCTTCCGTTGGCATAAGTGTGTTGTGTGGCCGATATGTGAAAGGTGTAACAAAAAAGAAGCTGTGAGCTTTACTGCTCTGCACCCTCAGGGAGAAAAATAATGACCATTGCCATGAGGCACAGCACTGCATTCCACTGAGTGATAGAGagaatcgtgtgtgtgtgtgtgtgtgtgtgtgtgtgtgtgtgtgtgtgtctgtctctaccTTCATGTCCTCATATTGACTGAATTGGAGTTGAGCCTACACACAGATTGAATCACTTTGTTAGGAGAAGTTTTTGttgtaacattttcatttctggAGTGTTCCTCCATCAGGGCTAAGAACCCCTTCTGGGGAAGAAATGGCttatttaaaactgtttcagtTCTCTAGAAATATGACATATGTGCATGAGACATTGcccataaaaaagaaaaattacatggATATGAGTcatagaataaaacaaagcagcagccgtgtctcacaaacaaaaaacaaaaagtaaaagtaaaaatcagtACAAAGTTAGTGAACTTACTACAAATTTACAACAAGACAGAGTAGGTAACATTCAGAATAAAAGTCTGGACCAGCAGAATAAAGAAatcctttaaattattttcactaTTTAAATCCTTCCTATAAGATGAATCCAATATTTTGGCTAATGTCTGAATAATGTTTGTGGGAGGGTTACAGTGTCACTTTACTATGGCAATCTGCAAACAACCACAATTTACAACTTCACCACATCATCaatatatacaaaaacaagTTTGTTCATTAATAATGGCTTCCTTATCTACTTGCTTTGCGAAATATTTCGACAGACCACATAAATCCATCCATGTAGTGACATCACATCAATTtaagttttaataaattttaaatgaagtaCACTATTGTGAAACCTTATTTTCAGCTAAAGTCCAGAGAGATGAGAAAgaagccatattttatttagattcAGTCATGCCTGCACGtgcgggcacacacacactttttgagTTGACCAATGAAACAGACAgcttaaagacaaaaaagattaTTTCTATGGCCCAGGTTTGAAAGTTTTAGcatgatttttttcaattttttttcagaaaaacaagGTAAATGGCAactggtctgcacttatatagcgcttttctacctattggcaatcaatacactgcttcttattcacccattcacactaacaatgacacacacactcatacaccggtgggggagctgctatgcagctggccaacacttaccgggagcaactaagttggggttcagtgtcttgctcaaggacacttcgacatgtgactagaggagccagagattgaaccaacaactctgacattggtggacaaccgctctaccttttctgcgccacagtcgcctaCAGAAGTATTTGCACTAACTGGAAAACACTCTCTACTGTTGGTGCTGGCATACCATGGATTTTACAGTAATTGTGCCCACCTGGAGCGTTAATGGTGGAGGTGACTCAGTGTTTTCAGTAAGGAATTTGAACTGTTTTAAGTGAGTACATTTTGCAGAAATGCAAAATCTAAActcaaaatgccaaaaaagtgGATAATTCCTGAGTAATTTTGCACAATGAAATTAACTAACTTGAGTGGGAGGCAGGATGGCACAATGCACTGACTGCAGGCAAAGGACTTAATGCTTCTTTCTTCACCTACTTgctctcctctgtctccctccgtttctcccattttttattttcacaatctGTCTGCatctatgtgttttttttacaatgctGCTGATATGGTGTATTGCATTACGCAATAGTGCCGCCCCTCCCGTTCCCCTCTAACTCAGTGCCctcccttttctccctctctctcctatctccctctctctctgcctctctccctcctttacCCGCCCTGATATTAATGACAAAGCTATCTGAGGCAGCGGCAGTTCCCTGCACTCTCCTCTTCCTGCAGGCAGCGTTCATACACACTTGAACCAACAGGATACTGAACACACATCTACATACTTACAGAGAATCTGCcgctactcacacacacatacaatactacacacacacaaagtttatATCAGAAGCGGATGCAGACAGGCTTTAAATTCACAGCTGCTTATTTGTCAATTTACAAATCTTACCCAGAAAAATGAGGACAAGTGTGCGTTGTGTTTGTGCCTTTCTCCTGGTTACAGCTATCTTGGTGCTGCGCACGAGCTGGGCAGCGGAGTTTACTGACAATTCACACCACAGACGGGACACTAGTGGAATCTATACACTGGGATCCGAGTCTGGTACTCCAACCTCCTGTCCCATGAAACTTAGACCCTCGGGCCAGTGTGGGAGCTCTGGGGCAGAGGACGGGGAGGACTGCCCCTACCAGCTCACCTTGCCACCCCTCACCATCCAGCTGCCCAAGCAGTTTAGACTGCTGGAAAAGACAATAAAGGAACTGCAGAGCTTGAAGGAGGTGGTGAACAAGCTGAAAGGCAGGTGCGTGGAGTGCCGTGGGGCACGGGGGAATGGCGCTTTTGGACATCAGCAAGCTGACCAAGTACAGAGGGATGCTGGAGAAGAAATGAGACAGGATGGGACAGGACAGGAGGTGCAAGCTGGAACCAGccaagaggagagaggagatggGATGATGCCTGGAGCTCTTGGGGATGGTACTGGACTGGGACAAGGTGCTATTTTTGGGAAAATTACATCGAATCCAAGTTCTATGCAGGAGATGCAGGTAGGGGTACACTTTATTCTCACTTAAGGGTCAATTTTAAACTCTTTAAATGgacaaaaacagtattttatttcaggttgtttttaaaaatacattggtTACTGGAAAGCAATGCAAAACCTCTAAATATATgttgagaaaatgtttaaaaaatttgTCATCATCAATAAAAGTTGTCCCTAATCAAAATTAGGGGAGTAAGCAGtactttgtcagcttaatgTGAAACAAAGACCACAAAATTGGCCATTTTATTAACTATGTAATCTGTATCAGTAAGCACTAAGTCAACATTGAAATAGTGGCACTGCACCAATTTGCTCCTTCATCAAAATTCATTAAATTACTAGTAGCGCAGCTATATTTTTTCCTTATCAACACATTAGAGACACTGATAAACCAAACTAAGGTGGCATTTTATTAAACATCCTAGAAAGGTCACCTAAATTTGTCCAGTGAAAATGTACCCAGCTGGAATGTAGACTGACCAGATGTTAAAAGACCTGTAAAGTCCTACCTGGCACCAATCCACCAGGGAAAATTCCTGGTACTGTCAACTGGGTGGGGAATCAGCATTAGACATCAGCCAATTGGCGGTAAATTTTGCTCTGTCTGCTAAGCTTGTTGACTCTCAGTCACTTTGGCAGACAGCCAACCATCACACAGGCTTGTTCCTATTCTAAAATTTAAATTGCCCAATAAAACAATGAAGGAAGGTGGTGACTTCAGTAATCCACCTGTTTTGTATGCAGTGCACAGAAGTAATTTCCTTCCCACCACTCTGGCCATTCCCAGGTGAAGATGAATAAGATGTCAGCCAGCTTGCGCAACGCCCGGACCCAGATCTCGGCTCTGCAGGGTCGTCTGGAGGGGCTCAACCTGATCAACATGGACAACGTGCAGGCTATGGTGGACAGACGGGTAGAGAACCTCACTGGAGTTGTCAACAAGCTCAGCTCCACATGCACCACCCCTTGTGAAACAAAGCCCGCTCCTCTGTGTAAGCCTGCTTTTACTAAAATTATTTGAGCAGCATTTTTACAGTAGGCAGATATTTTGAAGTCAGGTCCTTTCCCCTGCTTTTTTGTTCTTCTCCAGCTTACCATCAAAACTCTGTCTATCTTCTTAGCTGTTTACTACAGTATACATGTATTCTCTTTCAACTGAAACCCCCTTCGTCTATGTTTTCTGTTGCGTTACAATGTATTCTGTTCTatctttgccatttcaaaagaTGTTCCTATTTTTTGAAAACTCACTGAAAagtccctctctcttttccagtGTGTTCTTTTATATTCCCAAACATTCACCACAGATGTTGTTATGTAATGAAACTCCAGCACACACCAACCATGTCGAGCAGTTTGGGTTATTAAGAGGTGAATTGTCTCTGGCATACGATCTGTCCAATCAAGCCTAAGTGGACATGGCGACTtgtaaacaatacaaacaactgGTCTCTGGGTGGTAACCTTCACACAATGAGCCTTCTCCTTCTGGGAAATGGGAAATGAAATCTTCTAGGCGGACAAGGCCCTGTTGCAACATACTTTCACCATTGccagaatgaaaaacattacatatttgAGGAAgactttgaatattttttgaTCACTTTTGTAGATATGACTCCAGTTAGATTACTATCCCAACAGATTACTACGCCAACAAAAGCGCCTCATGTCCATCCTAAAGCACAGCCTCAGTATACTCACAAAAGCCATAACTAAAATTCCTGCAGCAAAATAGCTTTAGGTTGAGATCATGCTGTGCATGAGTGAAGCAAGATGACAACTAGGGTCAAAGGGAGAAAATTCTAATAACCTATTATGTAACCAAGTGAAGTACCCTGGCATTAAACTACTCTCCATATGCAGAAATTCAAAAAAGGGGAGAAAGAGACAAGAGACAGATACTTGGCGCTCACGGTACTAGAGTACATAgtgtgaatattaaaaaaggCTTAAAGGGGAGTGGAATCTCATGGAGACTGGGCAAAACATATCAGTAGGAATTGCAAACTAGCTAAGCATAACACACATTCTACTTGATGTAAAAGCTTATTTGGATGATGGTGCCATTGAAATGCAGGCCACTTTGCAGACTGAGACTGAATAATATTCAAATACTGCATGAGTGAATGTGACATTACATTAGAGCttttatgcagaaaacagaTGTGAGCTTATTTCTAAGTAGATTAGTGGGGACAGTGGAGTGAATGTAGAGAATTCTGCCATTTCCTTCAAATTTCTGTCCTAAATTTAGCTTTCTTTAAACTGTCCTTCAATCCTGTCATCTTTTCCCTCACATATTTACTCTAAGTGCATCTGTACTTTCTCCTCTTCTGTTGCATGCcctttcatttgtcttttcttgcCCTATCTTACCCTGTGTCCCTCCTTTAATCCTATTTCACAGTGACTTCCTTCTGCCTCTCCCCCTACTGCTCTTGTTCTTGAGGTCATGCTCTTGAGTGCTCGTTCCTGCATAAAACAGCTAGCTCTCATTATCTCTTGCCAACACCACTAGAAGTAATGTAGGCGGATTTCCCAACATCAGTCATGGATGGCATACAGGGTCAGTAGCACTTGTCTTTGCGCATCAATCTGTCATGTTAAGATTAAGAACCAGCAAATTATTCCGCTGTAAGTAAGGAAATCATGCTTGATGGTGTCTGAAGTGAATCCAAAAGAAGGAGACAAGAAACACCTGTTACcataaaaaaggcaaacaaattcAATAAATTGACCTTTAGTTTATTCCTGTTTTGTGAAGCTAAGCTCGAATTACTGTTTTATTCAAGTGATCTTCTTaatcaaaaaagaaattaaaaaaccaaaaaagaaattttttttcccttgtatACCTATTGTAATTCAGTCCCATCTTAGTAAACATGTGAATTTCTCTTCATCCTAAAAGTTACTGCCAGCTCCTCAGTTAATAAGCTCCTCTACTTGCTATTACAACAACATAGTGGAAAAAGGCCTTgagtgaaaaaatgttttccgGATGTTTATCAGAATGTCAAAAGTGCTTAGTGAAGcaatttatggctaaataattCTCTTGAGTTAGTTCAAGAACAAACTATCCAGCTGCCGGGTTGTAGCTAAATCATTAAGCAACTTTTAAATAGGGAATTACACTAAAAATTGGATTTGTTTGTCATCCAAAGCAAGACAAGTAATAAGCCCTAAGGTGACGAAGTCATCTGAAGATCATATCAAGATAACTTTTTTGAGACATCATTTAGCAGATGTCATGAGGCAGATGTGTTTTAATATCTACATCAGAGCTGTGATGATGGATGGCTAATTGGCAAGCAAATGTTAACTACTCACAAATCTGCAAGCATTTaaaaaccaggcaccgctcatcAAGTCACGCTATACAGTAGCTcaaacaacattttacacagtagGGTTAGAAAAGGAATTTAAGCACATACAAAAATTCCCAAGGACAGtttgacacgtagccaggagggaccgggtACCGAACCACCGACCGTgaatgactgccttaccaactgagctacagctgcagcAATATTACATTAGTCAAGTTGGTGTTATCCTTACAGCTAAATAGGGCTATAAGCATTTATTTCACCCTCTTTACCAATTGTCATCCTTGCTGCAAGCGCTTATTGTACTCTATCTTCACTTTCAGTTTCACTTCTGCAAGACTTATTGTGGGCTTGAGGTGAATAGACAGCAATTCATGTTGCCGTTAATCTACATTAACCCAATTACAAACAAagagaatacatttttattccagTACATTGTCAGGAACTGCTGATCTATGATTTTGTGACACAACTTCCTATAGGAAGGGTGTTGTTTTTGGATAAGTTTCTGTCAGACAAAACTGACAATAGCATTTCATGTAAGCTGGTTTTGCGGAAACACATTAAAGGAGTACCAAAGTACCAGATGTCACAAAACACGTTTGATAACAGTTGTCTTCCTTTTACGCCAATCATTATCTGTCTCAAGTCAAAGAGGGAACGCAATATTGAAGCAGTCAAGAAGTATTCTATAAAAGCATGTCAGTCAATCTGACATGCAAATGATTAGCTTTTCAGAGAGTAGACTCTGAAATTATGAAATTCAGTAAGCAAAAAGGCTGGCAAAGCAATCTGCTAACCAATAAGCCACTAATTTGACTTTGTCACCTTAACAGACAGCCAGCCAATAACCTGACAGTCATTTGGGCATCAGTAAGTGGCTGATATTAGAGTTATTTAGGTCAGGCACTGTGCCAGAATGAGATGAGATGGTTTTTGTGTGTCAAGAGACTCTGGCAGCCAGGTCAGATAGATGAGGACAAATGGGGACAGGGAGATGCATAGTGGTGAAACTGCatgcagacatttaaaatgaaagagacattaaaataatttacaggtCAATACTCAATACCATATTTGTTTATCTTTACTTCTTTACTTCTCTGTTATTAAGTGGCAAGTCAGACATTACAGAGCTTTCCCAAAAATCCAGATCCCTGTTACAATTACAGTTTTATTGAATGCCAGAGCTTTAAACTGACAAGGAGGACAGAAGATATAAGGCCAACCAGTCTAGTTCAGTCTTGATGTCACCTCCGTATACATGAGGAAATGTGACATCTGGCCCTCTGTACTCAGTGTGGACTCTTTAATATCTACCAAACCACAAAACAGATTTAACATTATGCCAAAACTTTATCACCAATAGAAGGTGTTGAACAAACTCAGGAGGAGTTCACATGCTGCCTGCCCACTGTCAGGATGATTTACCCCTCAGGTGCAGGCAGGGGTATGCCTTGCCTATCCAGTTTCacattttcccacattttgACAAGTCTGTTCCTTTGATTTCCCAAATGCTTAGTGATAGAGGCTTTTGGATGTTGGTTTTGGGTTTTGTTAGTGGCCTGCATCACAACACAGAGGACAGGATCAAGAGGTAATGAAATAAGTAGATAGGTACAGTATGAAAGAAATGGGGAAAGGAGATCTCAGAACACAGCAAGTAAAGAGACCTGTGGCATAGAACAGGAAAGTCTTTTATCCTTTAACAGTGGCCTTGGTACTCGAACTTACTTCGTTCCATGTTAGAACCATTTGATTCTCAAACTGATTTTCAAATTAGGGACACTAAGATATGAAGGGAAAGACTGGTACATACCGAAATGATTTCTGATAGACAGTATTCAGTAATACACTCAAGTCAAGTATGCTTTGTTGTTGGAACAATCTCATAACAAATGACTACTAAGCTACTACTAAACACCATATGAGAAAATTAATGTAGGAATGAGAACTTCCACGATGGTTAAAACTGTATTTCCTGCTCACTTACAGTATCTCATTTTTATTCTCAAGGGCTGTTTCCATTAGTCTGTTGgttggacagaaaaaaaaaaaaaaaaaaaaaaaagagtaaagagaTTATCAAATATCATCTGCAACATTCCCTAAAACTCTTTCTCCCCATCTTCCACCAGCTATCTTAGCCCCTCGGGACTGTTCAGAATACAGTCTACTGAAGGTGAGGAAAAATGGCGTGTATCGTGTGACCCCTGATGCCCGCAATGGGACATTTGAAGTTTATTGCGACATGGAGTCGTTTGGAGGTGGTTGGACTGTGATACAGCAACGACTTAATGGCTCTGTGAGCTTCAATCACACCTGGAATGAGTATAAGAAGGGCTTCGGGAACCTCAGGTATTGAACTTCACTGATAAAAAGTGTTTAGTTATGTCTGGCGTGGGGGAAAAATATCTACTGTACTAAATCTAAAAGCTACAATAGTCAAGTGAAACTTATTAATAGATGCCCAAAATTAAGCAAGAAATTCCCTCTTAAAGTGAAtacaaaatgttatattatgttatgttacttTTACTGACAGTggtaaaatgtatacatttaatcTGTATGACAGGCAAGGAACTCACATATTACGTAGAACAGGCTAAAATTCAACTATGGTCACAAATCATAGACTTTGTTCGATGGTGGCATTTATACTGCTAACCCAAAGAAAAGAGCAGGTGATATTATGGTGCACAAAAGGgtctgcagaaaacaaattacacataAACAGGAgtccatgtaaaaaaaaaaaaaaaaagcttctattTATAAATTCATTATACACACGTTTatctaataaaaatgttactaTTGAAACACCCTGTGATATATAAGGGAAGAAACAATTACCACTTACTCTCCTACATCCTAGAGACTGTCCTTATACCTTATCCTAACTGGAACCTACCATCTGCTGAGGTAACCACAGGGGTGTTCTGGAGTAATATGGATCTTTTATTGTAAGATATAAATCATCAATTCAAAATTCATCTGTGAATGCTGACAATCATTTATCAAAGGGGTGCATGCACATCCATGAGTGCACCAACACCTTAACAATAGTTATTAGCTAGAGCAACTTTATCATTCGACCCACACTTTGAGTGGGCACAGTCAATCACGGTTTAGAGGGCCTAATGATGCACACCTGTTCTCACAGTCACCAATTGTTTGCCACCTGCTTTGATCATCATTGATTGattattgcatttaaaacagaataaacacacattctaCCGGTGAGATTAAACTTTAACAAACCATAATCTTGTGACTGAAAATGTTCTGAAACAGATCTTATTGAAAAGGAAGTGGAACACCCGGTGTTGCACTTTCATTCTTGTCACAATGTGTTTAAACACTTCACCTCTGCTACTGCTGGGAtcaaatatcagctcattttctGTATGCTCGTCTTTGCTCCTGTAGGAATGCATCTTACAGGGAAAATACCAATGGTAATCTCTTGATAATCATGCCTACAGATCTAGCATTACCTCCCACTGATGAAAAATGCCTCTTCTTGTGCTTTTACTGTCACAATACCCTTCCCTTGCATCTCTTCTTTCTTCCCCTTGCCTGTGGCAATCATAAATTCAGTCTGAGTAAACATATAAGCTTTTTAATCAAGTGTACAACTATGTGAGCTTGTTTATCCCCCAATTCCTCATCGCTTTTATCATCTCTTTCCCTTCTGCTCTTCTACAGTGGTGAGTTCTGGTTGGGCAACGACCATATCCACTTACTTACGAAAGCCAAAGACATGATTCTGCGCATCGAGTTGGAGGACTTTGAGGGTGTCCGGGAATATGCAAAGTTTGACCAGTTTTATGTGGCAAACGAGTTCCTACACTACCGGCTATCTGTCAGTGGATACAGGTACAACATTAGATGTGCATGTATACACGTCTGATCAAATATTCATAAAAGAGAACTACATCATTGATATATTGTTTTGTCATTGTAGTGGTACGGCTGGGAACGCTATAAGTTTCAACAAGCACTTCAACCATGACCAGAAATTTTTCTCCACACCTGACCGCGACAATGACATGTACCCTTCTGGAAATTGTGCCGCCTACTACAGCTCTGGCTGGTGGTTTGATGCCTGCATGTCCGCAAACCTCAATGGGAAATACTATCACAAGAGGTACAAGGGAGTGAGGAATGGTATCTTCTGGGGAACATGGCACAACATGTCGACAGAGTACTACCCTACTAACTACAGGCAGGCTTTCAAAACTGTCAAGATGATGATACGGCCCAAGAACTATGCTCCTTAAGAATATAAGTAAAGTATAATATAGTCTGATGGCCAGATAGATGATAGAACACAATGACAGAATCTCATACACATAGTCATACATtggcacacatttacacatgcatACGTGTACATTGATTAAAGGTTTGTATGcagtaaaaaccaaaataataaaaaaaaaaaaaataactttgttaATACTATTTTCCACTGTAGTGAGTATAGCCATCAAAAGGCTGGAATAAAATGtggacaataaaagaaaatggacTATGAATGATGatggaataataaaaaaataaataaaattaaaaaaaaaaaacacacacacatgcagcgtAAAGGCCACCCTCCTACAGGGGCAATAATATTATACGGAGGGCTACCATGAGAGATTGTTCACAGTTTCTCTGACATTTCACTACTTTCTGTTCTCCTGCCTCCTGCTATAAACCGAACTGAGACACAGCAAAGCACAGAGTTGTAGTAAAAACTAATGAGCTATAATTTTCTTCACTCTAAATGGTTTCATAATTAACAGCAGCCATTCAAGTGAGGTATATGAGAGCTGATGATACAGTTTTGAGTCGGTCTGAAACTCATTGTAAAAGACTTGGTCAGagtcaaacataaaaaaaaaaaaaaactacagtgatAGAGTCACACAGTACTCCTTAGGCAGCAGTGCACAAGAAATACCTTCCCtgtcttttattaaattacattaggacactttgacacgctaATGTATCACGGTCTTATACAAGAGAAAACATCCTAGTATAAATATGCAGCCTAAGTTACATTTCTATTGGGACATGCCCAAGTATCTGCAATATTTATGATTTAGTAAATTCCACTTGACAGCCACTATGAAACAGGACACTGctgcaacaaaaatatatataaataaatctttcCTAGCTCTGGGTGCATTGAACCACTGCATGTCTGTTGATGCCATATGCCAGATTTCATGTGTAAAAAAGCCACCCTGACTCTTTACTTGTACAATACTGCTGCCTAATGTTACAAAACTGTATAGCATATCttagttcatttttaaacactgtgaATGAGCAAGATGGGGAAAACAATGTTTCGCTTTGAGgatgtgtacagtatttattttaatttgtgaggTATGATAGCTTTTATATTATACATAGGTCATACAGTGCAAGGTCTAATACAATTTGGGCAGTGATAAAGACTATGCATTATTGTGAGCATTCACGGTAAATTTGTGTGTACTTGgagctttgtgtgtgtacaatatTGATCTTTTCTATCATTCATACTCAACTGTCATGCCAAACGATATGCACTTTTTATatcaaaaaatgaataaagtaatAACTACATGGCTGCGTagtgtttgtacattttaaaacatactgATGCCTGCTCATCCTTAAAAGCATCTCCTTCGATGCAATCGATTACAATCAATGTATACAA from Channa argus isolate prfri chromosome 21, Channa argus male v1.0, whole genome shotgun sequence carries:
- the fgl2a gene encoding fibrinogen-like 2a; translated protein: MRTSVRCVCAFLLVTAILVLRTSWAAEFTDNSHHRRDTSGIYTLGSESGTPTSCPMKLRPSGQCGSSGAEDGEDCPYQLTLPPLTIQLPKQFRLLEKTIKELQSLKEVVNKLKGRCVECRGARGNGAFGHQQADQVQRDAGEEMRQDGTGQEVQAGTSQEERGDGMMPGALGDGTGLGQGAIFGKITSNPSSMQEMQVKMNKMSASLRNARTQISALQGRLEGLNLINMDNVQAMVDRRVENLTGVVNKLSSTCTTPCETKPAPLSILAPRDCSEYSLLKVRKNGVYRVTPDARNGTFEVYCDMESFGGGWTVIQQRLNGSVSFNHTWNEYKKGFGNLSGEFWLGNDHIHLLTKAKDMILRIELEDFEGVREYAKFDQFYVANEFLHYRLSVSGYSGTAGNAISFNKHFNHDQKFFSTPDRDNDMYPSGNCAAYYSSGWWFDACMSANLNGKYYHKRYKGVRNGIFWGTWHNMSTEYYPTNYRQAFKTVKMMIRPKNYAP